From the Oryctolagus cuniculus chromosome 17, mOryCun1.1, whole genome shotgun sequence genome, the window CCGCGCACGCCGTGTGCTTTCGGGAAGTTGGAGGCAGCCGTTCCGGCGGACACTTTGCGGGCTCAACTTTTGGacgcggcgcggggcgcgggacGTGCGGCTCGCGGTGACACCCGCCGCTCCGCACGCCTCGGCTCTCTGAGGCTCCGACGCGGTCGGGTTAAGTGCACGAGGAGGGCTTGCTGGGAGGCCGTGTGCCGGCCGCTGACCGCACGCTGGACCCGGAGTGCGACCCGGCGCGAAGGAAGATGCCCGCGGGGGCGGACGCGGCTGGTGGCGGTTCCGGGGGAAGCCGGAGGGCCCGCCAAGAGGgcttcttcatttttcttgttttctttcatgcAGCTTGAATTGAAGTTGTTGAGCTGACTTTGGTAACTTTTTAACGAGATAATAGCAGTGCGTTTTGAATTGCAAGCTCTGGCTTTTTGTCGGTGCATTCTTATTCCAGCAGTTGCCTCTGAACACGCTTTGAGGAGAGAGAGGACGCTTTTCACCTTTTGGGGGAAAAGACAGTTTTGGGAGTCAGAGACTTGGGAGCATCGCCGTGAGCTGAGTGGGACCCCTCTTGGGCCTGCTGTTGCCCCGCTCGTGTCGCACGCAGGCTTCCGTGACAGCTCTCGGCGCCGCAGGATTTGTCGTGGTTCACGTTGATTGCGGTGGCTGAAGCAGCTGTGTGTTGTATCAGAACGAGAAACCTGTTGATTGCCGAAGCAACGTGGGCTGCTACTTTTCTAAAAGGTGTTTTCCACATTTTCcaaattatacttttatttttctttcaacaggaaggagtcaagacTGAGAACAACGATCATATTAATTTGAAGGTGGCGGGGCAGGATGGTTCTGTGGTGCAGTTTAAGATTAAGAGGCATACACCACTTAGTAAACTAATGAAAGCCTATTGTGAACGACAGGTGAGGAATTGTCTGCACTTTACTGAATGCCACTGCTTTTTTAAAGCCATATTTCTTGAGGAAATAGACTAGGGTAATATTAAGATGAGTATTTTTGATAGGATAAATATGCACTTACATACTTGACATAACAGTTTTTTCATACACTgggtgtgtgtatacatatatttatatatgattccTCGTGAAAGCCCttagaataattaatattataCATAATGCCAGTCCTTTCCCAGAAATGCATCTGTGTTCATTTATAATACTAGTTTGCTTCCTAGGGGTTGCAGTTTTACCTTTATAAGAAAATAAGAGTGAACTTGGCAAAATTTCTTGTCAAACTCTCCcatcagaacattcatttttagtattttaaccAATTTGGTAATAAAATAGTTAAGGATATTGACAGTTTCCCAATGTATGTAAATTgtatcatttgctttttttttttttttacactgatAGTATACACTGATAGTAGAGGCCAGAAAAATTTAAGTCCACTGAGCCAAGCATAAATATTGCTGTAGGAGTATTTGCATTTTACTCAGAAAAATAGTATATAAGCATCAAGAAGGGGAAGTGGGAAAGTCTGCTGTCTTAATTTGACCAGATGCAATGGGGTAAATGCAAGTTTTCACTGCTTTTCTGGAATTTTGAGAGTCCCTAACAAGACAAAAGCAACTATAAAGATGACTTTTACAAATGTAACAAAAAGTGGTGTCTGAATCTGTTAATCCAACAATAACCTAACAGCAGAAGTATCCTATCAATGTATAATACATAAAAGTTGGGAAAATAGTTTTTTTAGGCTACAGGAAGTTAATCTACATTGTGAAGTGATGTAAAAAATAGGCTCAAAATAGAACAAGACTTAAACCTTTCTAAGTTGGGAGGCTGTTTGAGTTGATATTTGGGCTTCCTCCATGATACCTAAGgatatttgaaagatacagtgaCATAAACTTTTTAAGTGTTTGAAGCATTATTTTATGTCTACATCATTTACAATGTAATAGAATACTAAGCCCATATTCTTTACCTTCATATGTAAATTTTATAGTTCCTGACAAAGATAAGATCTTTAATATACTTTTATCTGAACAATTTTGGTTAAATTCTTCTAAGGGTTAGCAAATACAAACTTACTATTTGTGCTAAACAATTTATGCACTGATGTCTTCCATATTTGAACATTAAGTGACCCTTCAGGTTATAGGGGTTTGAAAAGGTAATTATTTTGTAGAACTTATGTAGCAAAATCTTATGCAAAATAAAAACTTAGGCTTTCTTTGGGTGGTTTTGAACAATGTTGTCTGCATATCTTATGAATTTTTCTGTAATCACTACAAAATTTTAGCTTTTAGTATCAGATTTTTCAACAATTGctaggaaaacaaaatttttttttgtagtcaATGTATCCCTGTGCTACTGCTACCTTCATATATTAACCGTTTGTTATATGTGTTAACTCCTTCTGTCGATCCTAAAAAGATCATTTAAGACTTCCTATGTCACATATCAGGGCCCCAAAGGATATCAGATATTTACCAGGTGCCTACCATTGCTGGGggcattatatattatatatgagataccaaaaaaaaaaaaaataatgaagctcATCCGCTATTCCCGATGGCCTTTATAAGAGATTTCTCTGTATGATGAAGTGTTATCAGGTCCATCAAGAATTTTTGGTTTTCTTGCCATGATAAACTGAGTTTAGTATATTACCAAGTataaataagtttttcttttaattgggaTTATATTGACTAAACTTGTTAAGAACACTCTTTAATTTGCACTAAGGATCCAGAAGCACTACTAGTCCATAGAAAGTAGAATTAAGTTTTGCTTATCTCAGAATATAAATATGATTTGAAGGTCTTAAGCAGGAAGAACTCAGAGATTCTCATTTTCCTCATAAATTGGGAATAACTTCCCAGTTCTGCATAACAGATTCTTGTTTATATTTCAAATGGTTTGTCTGCTTCTAAGGCAGGGAGAGTTGGAATGTCATATAAGATACTGGCTATGAAAAGACTTTGCGATCTGATTTGCATAGctacatgatttcttttttttcctttggtggtTAAGAATTCTTGACCAAGGATTTTCTATCAAGATTAATTGaatgttcatatttattttcGAATGAGTTCACTTGGTATCATGTCTCTGAAGAGGGACATGGATGTCTTAAAAGGAGGAATCTTGTATTTACCCCTAGAAATCTCATTGAACAGATGATACTGGGGTGGGCTATTTGGTGAGGTGGTTGGAGTGCTGCTTGGGACAAttgcatcccatatctaagtacctggattcaaatcctgttccacttctaattccagctccctgctgaatgtgcactttgggaggcagcaggtgggtacttgggtccttgtcacccacatgagagacctggattgagttctgggctcctgacttctttctggccagccctggctattctgggcatttggggagtgaagcagcagatagaagatcttttttctatctctctgcctttcaaatacaatgaaaataaatgggcatttaaaaagaagaaactgccttttaaaaaaagaaaagatttatttatttgaaagtcagttacacagaagagaggcagagagagagagagaaatcgatagagatcgatcttccatctgctgcttcactccccagatggccacaatggctggagctgcactgatccagagccaggagctgcttctgggtctcccacacagctgcaggggcccaaggacttgggcaatcatctactactttcccaggccgtggcagagagctggattggaagtggagcagctgggtctcaactggcgcccatttgggatgccggtactgcaggtggcagcctcacctgctatgccacaacgccagccccaactgttggttttaaaagattaaaaaatggtTCCATTCTATGTCCAACTGTTAAAGTAAAAACCTTGAAGTCATCCTTGATGATGCTGTCATAACTTATAAAAATCCATCCGCAAGTTCCGTTCTGTCCAGTATGGTAGCCACAAGGTACATGTCCCTATTGTCCACTTGAAAGGTGGATAATGCAAATTTAGATGTCATTTATAGTAAAATACATCCCAGATGTTGAGGATTAGATATAAGAAAAGTAGGTATCTTGACTTTAAAATTGTATGTTAAAGTAATAGTATTCTGAATATATTGAGTTAAATTATTAAAACtttgttttcaaaaaagttttttggATAGTTTTTGGtggaagagagagctcccatatgctgattggctccccaaatgcctgcaacagttggctgaaagcaggagccaggagtttagttcaggtctcccgtgtgagtggcagagacccaagtacttgagccgttaccTACTGTATCCCAGGGTACACACGTTAACAAGAAGATGGAAAGCAAAACCAAAGCTTGAGGATGAGACACTCCAGTAGAGGATACAGACGTCCCAACTGGCAGTTCTACCGCCAGGCCAAACACCAcccctatttttaactttttgatgaGGCTACTAGAAAAAATTACCTGTGTGGCTCACATTGTTATGGATGGTGCTGACATAGACAGTCACATGTCCTCCAACTGTTTTATTACAGTTTTGCTCAATTACTACCTCAGTCTTCTCTGACCATCAGGTCTTGAGTGGAAGTGCCCTTGTTCCCATCATTTAGTcctcttttttggtttgttttttgccTTGATTACTTCCTGTTTTTGTCAGTTTTCACTAAAATGTGAGCTCTAGGATGATAGGAACTTTGCACTCTGTCCAGCGTGCACTGTGTCTGAGCACATAGAGCATGTTCCGTAAGTGCTTGTAAGTGACAGCAGACATTCACTGTGCAGAGATGGGTTTGTGAAGAGCTTTTCAATCACACAGTAGTTTGCACACTGTCTGCACGTAGCCTTCAGCTAACTGAGAGCTGTTGATACTGTTTGATTCTAGCGGTTATGTCATGGAGTGATATAAAGTGAGTACCATTTACTACAACTCATTcttaggaaatgaagcagcagcaaTGCCTTGCGATTCCTCGCAGGACTCCTGGGCACAGCTGGCTCAGGGGTAGAGTTTGTACAGAAGAGGAACTCAGATGCTGGTGTAAGGAATCTTAGAGGCAAATAAATGTTCTTTGGACTTGATATCGTGGCAAATTAATGAGTGATGACTTAGTTTAATTGGTAGGGGAAGCATTGAGTCATCTAAGAAAACGGAGTTAGAGGAACCTGGTGACAGTGCATGACTTGTTTGGGATGAATTTTGTGTTGGGGCCCTGAGCGTTCTCAGCACAGCTCTTCCCGTCACTCTGCGCATTTGTGTGCCCTCCAGTACCGGGGCAGTGAAGGAGTACAGCTGGGCTGGGTTCTGTGATCCTGCCCTTGCCTTTTCCCCTCTGGACTGACTTCATTGACTACCGGTGGTTTTAGCGAAGAACCCAGCATAAGAAGGTGCTTAGCATTTTGTTGACAGAAGACTTAAATGGAGTGCTTGCACATATGTAATACTTAGCAAAATTAATGGCTTTTAGGGAATTCTTGGTTGTTTGGTGTAATGACAAATTTGAAAGTTGCAGTGAATTAAAGTTATAGGTGTCACCTGCCTGGCTGGGGGACTGCGTCTCTGGCATAGTCTGAAAGTGGTACGTGCCCACCACTTAACCAGAGTAGCATTTTAAAGGAGAGCAAATAGGAACTTCATGTGACGGGTAGTTTTTTGTAAGCACAGGTTCAGTAAATCCTTGTTAAATAAGGAATATAGGTATTACACAGGTGTGTGAGTGCTTTGTTTCAATGTTTTTAGTCCCAGGAACTGTTATCTTTAATCATCAATTGCTGTCTAAGGGAGTTGATTTAACAACAGTTGTAATACGAACATGATTCAGTGGTGACTGTTAGACGTTTCCTAGAAAGCTATTAAGTGAATTCAcagcatttctccaaagatactTTCCTGTCTTGTCTTCGTCTGGTTGTTGCCAACAATTTTGCTTTTTGGCTTCTTTTCCCTTCTTACCCCTTTGTCGAGTAAATCATGCTAAGTTTATAAGTACAACACTGAAATCTGTTttgcagaaatggcatgtttATGCTCATGAATCTCCTAAATACGTATAAAAGTACCTTGAAGTTGAACtaacatagttttaaaatttcatttttataataaagctTCCTTCCAACTTTTTAGtatcttttggtttatttttgatttttaggtTAACAAAGTAAAGTGGGGTTAGATgcatattgccttttttttttttttggacaggcagagttagacagtgagagacagacagaaaggtcttccttccgttgttcaccccccaaatggctgctatggccggcactgcgccgatccgaagccaggagccaggtgcttcctcttggtctcccatgcgggtgcagggcccaaggacttgggccatcctccactgcactccggggccacagcagagagctggactggaagaggagcaactgggactagaacccggggtggcggtgccgcaggcggaggattaaccaagtgagccgctgcaccagcCGCATATTGCTTTTCATCATTTTACTGTTAGTACTTAGCAGTACCCACTGTGTATAATACAGTAGCTAAGACAGTTTCTCCTGGAACTTGTTTTGTAGTGAGACATTTACTAATAACTACTAGGCAAGAAACTAAGAACCAGGTACTTTTGAGCTATTCTAGGAATTTCATGGGTAAAGAGTGTGGTCTTATGGGTGATTTTAAGGACAGTTACTCCCTGACTTCTGGAAATGAGCTGACGACTTCAAGGATAAGAACTTGTTCAGTGCTCACGGCATGGGTAGCATTGTTCAGGAGTTGGGGTCTTTGGTTTGCATAGTGGTAGGAACTGTATGGGTAGGAAGGAATGTAAGCTTTTTTTTGGCTTTCAAAGGCAAATTTTCAATTTAATCATGCAACATGTTTTCAGGtgactttctgtttttattgtaaaggaggGTTTTTTCCCCTTTTAGAGAGCTAACAGGAATTTGTTACTTTATGTTTCCTTTCAGTGTCTCGCTTACTTAAATACAGTATTTGTCTCAGGTATGATCTATTCTAGTTTGGGGTATCTGGTGTCAAAAGCAGtaaaggttttttaaaagatgatttgttTTTCCTACTAGATCCAAGCATACTCGAAAGAATCACTGTAGAGTCTTTTTATTACTTAGAAATGTTAATATTGATGATTGTTTGATTAGGTAGCTTTTACTATACTCAGGTGTAAATATGCTTATGGTTTCATCTCAGTGGGATTCTTACTGCTTCTTTACACATTCCTTATTGCTTGTAAACTCTCTTGTTCAGGGTTTGTCAATGAGGCAGATCAGATTCCGATTTGACGGGCAGCCAATCAATGAATCAGACACACCTGCACAGGTAAAAATTTCTTGGTGCTtattagaaaaatctttttttttttttttcaacagctTCTCAAATTTGTGAGGTTGTAGATATTGGAATATAGTTCTTGCAGAGTTCAAAGCTATGTGAAATGTGACCAAAGGGGAGCAAAGCAACAAACAGGAATGGATTAAGGAAATGCTAATGATTTTCAGATATGTGGTTATCACTCAGTAAAGGGAGTAAGTCATCTAATTactattaataatttaataatgaatCCCTTTTTCCTGTTATCAATATTAtttggagaaaataattaaaatttctgtCTGCTTCTTCAGAAAGtagtttgctttttgtttttttgctgtaGCCCATGATCATGCCCAGGTTTCTCTATGGGTGTGTCttattgttgttttaagattcttttgtttacttgaaaggcagagagagagagacaatgagtgAGTGATgacctcttccatccactggttcactccccaaatggctgcaacagttggagctgagtcagtctgaaggcaggagcccagagctgcttctgggtctctcacacggttgcagggacccaagcacttgggccatcttctgctttcccaggccaaattagagagctggatcagaagcagagcatctaggacttgaaccatcgaactatatggggtgctggtgttgcaggcagaggcttatcccactactccacagtgccgggccccttCTCAAACTTCTGAAGATTTCCAGTCTTGTCAAAAAGGATTTTGAATGATTGTTATAGCAGAAATTGAAATTTGGTCCcatcctatttttttaagatttatttatttatttgaaagtcagagttacacagagaggagaggcggagaaagagagaaaggtcttccatctgctgattcactccccagttagctgcaatggctggagctgcgcccatcaggagccaggagctgcttctaggtctcccaggtgggggcagcagcccaaggacttgggccatcttccactgctttcccaggccacagcagagagctggataggaagaggagccgctgggactagaaccagcgcccatatgggatgcctgggcaccccccctctttttttttttttttttaatcttatttggaaggcagaatatgacacagatatcttccatctgctaattcactccccagatgctcatggcaactggggctagaccaggcagaagccaagagcttagaATTCAGTCTGTGTCTTCTGCGTGGATAGTAGAAACCCAAGTAATTTAGCCATCATTGTTCCCCCCCAAGTTACATGTGAGCAGGAAATCTgatccaaagtggagtagctgggacttgaaccagctgctctgatacaggtgtctcaagctgcagcttaactcactgtgccacagtgccttcccCAGATCcctttttactattattttttaaagatttgtttgaaaggcataattacattgagagagagaaaaaaccaaATTTCATCCAGTGttattcctcaaatgtcctcaaAGGCTCAGatgggaccaggccaaagccaggagcctggaactccatccaggtccccacgtgggtgcaggggcccaagcactccggtcatctgctgctttcccaggtgctttagcagggagctgggctgggagtggagcagccagaaattgaAGAACTGGTGCTGACAGGGGATACCAGTGCTGGCTTAACTTGCTCTGCCCAAATTCTGACTTCTCAAAACATTTTTTCCTTCAAGTACAACTCATAGAAATTTGCAGTCTTCCAAGATTGTCAACAGAACTTCAATCTGGATATGCTGTTACACACGtgtcataattattttttctttcttttttaagatttgtttgaaagagttacacagaggagagacagagggcttcactctccagaaggctgtaacagccggggctgtaccaagctggagccaggagcttcctctgggtctcgtgtgggtggcaggggcccaagaagtcgggccatcttctgctgctttgccaagcaCGTTAGCCAGGGaactacatcagaagtggagcagtcagtgttggcaggcagcagctttacatgctgtgcctcggcgccagccctggtttcttgtttatttttgctttgagagacagagctcccatctgctggttcatccccgaaatgcccccaacagccaggactgcacgAGGTCAGAgcggggagcctggagctcaatccaggttttccacatgggtagcaggaatatCGGGGGACCTGGGCTTCCTAACCAGCAGCCTAGTCACAGACCCAACACCCACTTGTATTTTTTAGTTGCTATTGAGtgataaaactgaaatataaaaaatacaggggccagccggcgcggcggctcaataggctaatcctctgcctaacggcaccagcacaccaggttctagtcccagtcggggttccggattctgtcccggttgcccctcttccaagctagctctctgctgtgacccgggagtgcagtggaggatggcccaagtgccgggccctgcacctcatgggagaccaggataagtacctggctcctggctttggatcagcgcggtgcgccggccgcagcagccattggagggtgaaccaacagcaaaggaagacctttctctctgtctctctctcactgtccactctgcctgtaaaaaaaaaaaaaaaaaggccagctttgtgacacagcgggttaagccactgcctgtgaagctggcGTCCTTTATGGGCACTGGCTTAAATTTCCTTTGAATCTGTAAGAAGCAATTATAGTGTGTAGCCACAAGGAGGAGCCACATTCTCTCAATGAATGCCGAGGGAAAGGATCGCTaatattttgaagatgttgaAGTTTCCTTATAAAAGTTATcatgccaggggctggcgctgtggcatagaaggtgaagcctctgcctggcactgccagcatccagtgtgggtgttggttcaaatcccagctgctccactttaaatccagctccctgctaatgtcctgggatagcagtggaagatggtccaaatccctgggcccctgcacccatgtgggagacccagatgaagctttgacttccacctggccgttatggccgtttagggagagaatcagtggatggaaggcttctctgtcTGCCCCGCCTCACCCcggtaattctgtttttcaaataaaatttttttaagttaacattTCAGCAGGTAGGACGACTATCCTGTTGTGATTGTTTAaacaattgtttaaaaaaaaaaaaatactgagggaCCAGGATTAGGCCTAggggttaagatactggttataGCACATGTGTCCCATGTTAGAGCACCTGAGTTGGATCCATCTCTGACTGttgactacagcttcctgttaatgcagacctgggaagcagtggtaatgGCGCCAGTAattgaatttctggctttgggctgttgttgcaggcattcaggtaGTGACTGGCAGAGGGGAAGTCCCGCCTCTCAGTGCATACTTGTTAAACAGAAGCTGAGTAAAGGGGCTGGTGTGGTCCAGTGggctgccctgcacccccacaagcactggcttgagttctggctcctgagccagctccctgctgacagcacTCGGTGGCCCCCGTGCTCGGGGCCCTTCTGTgcacagacccagatggagctctgggttcctgactttggcctggcccagccatggcttttgaggccatttggtgagtgaaccagtttggatgatctgtctctccctctcactctgtaactctgcctctcaaacaacaaaatgaaacaaaacctgaGTGAAGAGAATGTAGTttagcagagtgtgtgtgtgtgtgtgtgtgtgtgtgtgttttaaggacttatttatttgaaggtggagttgcagagaggcagagagaggtcttccatccgctggcactgcaggcggtagctttaccaactataccacagcgccgcccctattttctgtttttaaatcctCCTTATCCATAACAATGCCTTagtactactattttttttttaatttatttgaaagtgttacagtgagaggcagagagaaatcttcatccagtggctcactccgcacatggccgcaatggccagcactgggccaggaactctgtccaggtctcccatgtgggtggcaggagccccagtaaCTGGgatgtcttctgctttcccagatacctgagccagggaactggatgggaagtggagcggccaggacttgaactggccccacatgggatgcctgtgctgcaggctggtgctttaccctctgtaccacagtgctagccccagtacTACTTTCAGTGTATTTGCACTTATTAGAAAGCATTCCTTATCTTTAGATGTTCATGGTTACTATTTTACCTTTGAGATTACCAGtatttagaaagttttttttttttttttttttttttttttttttttttttttttttttgacaggcagagtggacagtgagagagagagacagagagagaaaggtcttcctttttgccgttggttcaccctccaatggccgccgctgcagccggcacaccgcgctgatcctggcaggagccaggagccaggtgcttttcctggtctcccatggggtgcagggcccaagcacctgggccatcctccactgcactccctggccatagcagagagctggcctggaagaggggcaaccgggacagaatccggcgccccaaccgggactcgaacccggtgtgccggcgccgcaaggtggaggattagcctattgagccacggcgccggctagaaagTTTTTCAAAGTTAATTAGCACAATAAACTTGTAAAGctgcctattttttaaataacatttaaaattagtttttttaaaacaagtaaacTTGTTCATGGTAAGCAAttagcatttattatttaaagatttatttacttattggcagagttagagggaagaggcacagagatcttccatctactggtttactcccaagtgactgcaatgtcCAGCaaaccaggaggccagaactccattcgggtctcccatgtggatggcagaggcccagacacttaagtcatctcccactgctttccctttgtgcattagcagggagctggatgaaaagtggagcagccagcactagaattGGTGCTCCTGTGGGTTGCTGGTGTGGAAGGCAGCGGCCCAGGTTGGCCCCTGttataagcaattttttttttttttttttaagatttatttatttatttgaaaggtgagttacagagcagcagagagttcgttcagttttccatttgctggttcactttcccaagg encodes:
- the SUMO2 gene encoding small ubiquitin-related modifier 2 isoform X1; this encodes MADEKPKEGVKTENNDHINLKVAGQDGSVVQFKIKRHTPLSKLMKAYCERQGLSMRQIRFRFDGQPINESDTPAQLEMEDEDTIDVFQQQTGGVY
- the SUMO2 gene encoding small ubiquitin-related modifier 2 isoform X2, with amino-acid sequence MADEKPKEGVKTENNDHINLKVAGQDGSVVQFKIKRHTPLSKLMKAYCERQLEMEDEDTIDVFQQQTGGVY